A part of Amycolatopsis camponoti genomic DNA contains:
- a CDS encoding multidrug effflux MFS transporter codes for MTITPERTATSRRTQLKFVLVLGGLSAFGPLSIDMYLPALPRMADDLHAADTTVQLTLSAFIAGLALGQLVLGPLSDALGRRRPLLVGLVLYVVGSVLCAVSPDAWLLVAARGVQSLGAAAGVVIARATVRDLFSGTAMTKFFSTLMLVSGLAPILAPLIGGQLLNWTSWRGVFVVLTAFGALLLAVALFSFPEPSASRSPARLGQVMRTYGRLALDRSFAGYALASGLLFASMFAYISGSSFALQGVYGLSPQAYSVVFGVNGVGIVLAGQLNGRLVGRVPERALLLSGLLLGVFGGASVLASAFFRAPLGFLLVSLFLLVSSIGLVMPNASSLALASHARSAGAASALLGVLQFVVGAVATPLVGLGGPGTAVPMAATMAGFALLALVAYLALTRPVTA; via the coding sequence ATGACCATCACGCCGGAACGTACCGCGACGAGCAGGCGGACGCAGCTGAAGTTCGTCCTGGTACTCGGCGGCCTCTCGGCGTTCGGGCCGCTGTCGATCGACATGTACCTGCCCGCGCTGCCGCGGATGGCGGACGACCTCCACGCGGCCGACACGACCGTCCAGCTGACGCTCAGCGCGTTCATCGCCGGCCTGGCCCTGGGCCAGCTGGTGCTCGGACCGCTGTCGGACGCGCTGGGCCGCCGCCGCCCGCTGCTGGTGGGCTTGGTGCTCTACGTCGTGGGCTCGGTGCTGTGCGCGGTGAGCCCGGACGCGTGGCTGCTGGTCGCGGCGCGCGGCGTGCAGTCCCTCGGCGCGGCGGCCGGCGTCGTGATCGCGCGGGCCACGGTGCGGGACCTGTTCTCCGGCACCGCGATGACGAAGTTCTTCTCGACGCTGATGCTGGTGAGCGGGCTGGCCCCGATCCTGGCGCCGCTGATCGGCGGCCAGCTGCTGAACTGGACGTCGTGGCGCGGGGTGTTCGTCGTGCTGACGGCGTTCGGCGCGCTGCTGCTGGCCGTGGCGCTGTTCTCCTTCCCGGAGCCGTCGGCTTCGCGGTCGCCCGCCCGGCTCGGCCAGGTGATGCGGACCTACGGGCGGCTGGCGCTGGATCGGTCCTTCGCGGGGTACGCGCTGGCGTCCGGGCTGCTGTTCGCGTCGATGTTCGCCTACATCTCGGGTTCGTCGTTCGCCTTGCAGGGCGTGTACGGGCTGAGTCCGCAGGCGTACAGCGTGGTGTTCGGCGTGAACGGCGTCGGGATCGTCCTGGCGGGGCAGCTCAACGGTCGGCTCGTGGGGCGGGTGCCCGAGCGCGCGCTGCTGCTGTCCGGCTTGCTGCTCGGGGTGTTCGGCGGGGCCTCGGTGCTGGCTTCGGCGTTCTTCCGGGCGCCCTTGGGTTTTCTGCTGGTGTCGTTGTTCCTGCTGGTGTCGAGCATCGGCCTGGTGATGCCGAACGCGAGCTCGCTGGCGCTGGCTTCGCACGCCCGGTCCGCCGGGGCGGCGTCGGCGTTGCTCGGGGTGCTGCAGTTCGTGGTGGGCGCGGTGGCGACGCCGCTGGTCGGGCTGGGCGGGCCGGGGACGGCGGTGCCGATGGCCGCGACCATGGCGGGGTTCGCGCTGCTGGCCTTGGTGGCTTACCTGGCGCTGACGCGTCCCGTCACGGCCTGA
- a CDS encoding NAD(P)/FAD-dependent oxidoreductase: MPEPRKIVIVGAGLGGASAAAALRERGYRGEVLLMGADPHRPYELPPLSKGVLLGTTDEPDWVHEEKYYAEHDIRFSPGVTATRLELGARLVLDDAGGEHRYDRLVLATGSRPRTLPVPGGDLPGLYTLRSLDDALKLRSAFAEAERVVIIGAGWIGSEAAAAARTHNADVTVVDPVPVPLANVVGETVGGVFRDLHVSNGVKYRLGEQVAEITGGPDGVRGVRLGGGEELTADVVLVAVGAAPRVELAHAAGLELSDDGGVCVDAGLRTAAPDVYAVGDIAAHFHPRYGHRIRVEHWSNAKEQGKHVAQNLLGENEPYLASPYFFTDQYDLGCEYRGLADPVTDELVVRGDLTTREFTAFWLRDGEVSAAMNVNMWDDGDALSALVDGRTKVTAEQLKTADLASLT, from the coding sequence ATGCCGGAGCCGCGGAAGATCGTCATCGTGGGTGCGGGCCTGGGTGGTGCGTCGGCCGCGGCCGCGTTGCGCGAACGCGGTTACCGCGGCGAAGTCCTGCTTATGGGCGCGGATCCGCACCGGCCGTACGAGCTGCCGCCGCTGTCGAAGGGCGTGCTGCTCGGCACCACCGACGAACCTGACTGGGTGCACGAAGAGAAGTACTACGCGGAGCACGACATCCGGTTCAGCCCCGGCGTCACGGCGACCCGGCTCGAGCTGGGCGCGCGGCTGGTCCTGGACGACGCGGGCGGCGAACACCGCTACGACCGGCTGGTGCTGGCGACGGGTTCGCGGCCGCGCACGCTCCCGGTCCCCGGCGGCGACCTGCCCGGGCTGTACACGCTGCGCAGCCTCGACGACGCGCTCAAGCTGCGGTCGGCCTTCGCCGAGGCGGAGCGCGTGGTGATCATCGGCGCGGGCTGGATCGGCTCCGAAGCCGCCGCCGCGGCCCGCACGCACAACGCCGACGTGACGGTGGTGGACCCGGTTCCGGTGCCCCTGGCGAACGTCGTCGGCGAGACGGTCGGCGGGGTGTTCCGGGACCTGCACGTCTCGAACGGCGTGAAGTACCGCCTGGGCGAGCAGGTCGCGGAGATCACCGGCGGCCCGGACGGCGTCCGCGGCGTCCGCCTGGGCGGCGGCGAAGAGCTGACGGCCGACGTGGTCCTGGTGGCGGTCGGCGCGGCACCCCGGGTGGAGCTGGCCCACGCGGCGGGCCTGGAGCTGTCCGACGACGGCGGGGTGTGCGTGGACGCGGGCCTCCGCACGGCGGCCCCGGACGTGTACGCGGTGGGCGACATCGCGGCCCACTTCCACCCGCGCTACGGCCACCGGATCCGCGTGGAGCACTGGTCGAACGCGAAGGAGCAGGGAAAGCACGTGGCGCAGAACCTGCTGGGGGAGAACGAGCCGTACCTGGCTTCGCCGTACTTCTTCACTGACCAGTACGACCTGGGCTGCGAGTACCGCGGTCTCGCGGACCCGGTCACGGACGAGCTGGTGGTCCGCGGGGACCTGACGACCCGCGAGTTCACGGCGTTCTGGCTACGTGACGGCGAAGTGTCGGCGGCGATGAACGTGAACATGTGGGACGACGGGGACGCGTTGAGCGCGTTGGTGGACGGCCGGACGAAGGTGACGGCGGAGCAGCTCAAGACGGCGGACCTGGCGTCGCTCACCTGA
- a CDS encoding FadR/GntR family transcriptional regulator translates to MPVTDVAIDKIKDMIISGELAPGDRLPKEAELAQRLGLSRSSLREAVKALCLIRVLDVRQGDGTYVTSLEPNLLLDAMTFVVDFHRDDTVLDFLAVRRILEPAATALAALHMSDDDITELGQLLGELEDSPTVEALVANDLQFHRKIADGSGNPVLCSLLDSLSGPTARARIWRGLTQEGAVAKTREQHSAIYEAIAAREPELARSWATVHVAGVEQWLRNALGTADDPTVPDSDAEPAAEAS, encoded by the coding sequence ATGCCCGTCACCGATGTCGCGATCGACAAGATCAAGGACATGATCATCTCCGGCGAGCTGGCGCCGGGAGACCGGCTGCCGAAGGAGGCCGAGCTGGCCCAGCGGCTCGGGCTCTCGCGCAGCTCCCTGCGGGAGGCCGTCAAGGCGTTGTGCCTGATCAGGGTGCTCGACGTCCGGCAGGGCGACGGCACGTACGTCACCAGCCTCGAGCCGAACCTGCTGCTCGACGCGATGACGTTCGTGGTCGACTTCCACCGCGACGACACCGTGCTCGACTTCCTCGCCGTGCGGCGGATCCTCGAGCCGGCCGCGACCGCGCTGGCCGCGTTGCACATGAGCGACGACGACATCACCGAGCTGGGCCAGCTGCTCGGCGAGCTGGAAGACTCGCCGACCGTCGAGGCGCTGGTCGCCAACGATCTGCAGTTCCACCGCAAGATCGCCGACGGCTCCGGCAACCCGGTGCTCTGCTCGCTGCTCGACAGCCTCTCCGGGCCGACCGCGCGCGCCCGGATCTGGCGCGGCCTCACCCAGGAGGGCGCGGTCGCGAAGACCCGGGAACAGCACTCGGCGATCTACGAGGCGATCGCGGCGCGCGAGCCGGAGCTGGCGCGTTCGTGGGCGACCGTGCACGTCGCGGGCGTGGAGCAGTGGCTGCGCAACGCCCTGGGCACCGCGGACGACCCGACGGTGCCCGACTCGGACGCCGAGCCGGCCGCGGAAGCCTCCTGA
- a CDS encoding enolase C-terminal domain-like protein: MAKIIGMEVLDVRFPTSRELDGSDAMNPDPDYSAAYVVLHADGGPDGYGLAFTIGRGNDVQAAAIRALAPHVVGRDVPEDAAALGDLSRTLVGDSQFRWLGPEKGVAHMAVGAVVNAAWDLAARRAALPVWQFAARMTPEELVSLVDFRYLSDALTEAEALDILRRAEPGRAERTKQLEANGYRAYSTSPGWLGYADAKLVRLAEQAVADGFEMIKLKVGGNLEDDVRRMKLARETVGDGIRIAVDANQRWDVQAAVDWMTELAPYDPYWIEEPTSPDDVLGHAAIAKALAPIRVATGEHVQNRVVFKQLLQADAISVLQLDAARVGGFNENLAILLLAAKFGVPVCPHAGGVGLCELVRHLSMFDFVAVSGTDADRSIEWVDHLHEHFTDPAVVERGRYLAPTAPGFSARMHDATLRRFRFPDGPEWTETASE; encoded by the coding sequence ATGGCGAAGATCATCGGCATGGAGGTCCTCGACGTCCGGTTCCCGACGTCGCGGGAGCTGGACGGCTCGGACGCGATGAACCCCGACCCGGACTACTCGGCCGCCTACGTCGTGCTGCACGCCGACGGCGGCCCGGACGGCTACGGGCTCGCGTTCACCATCGGCCGCGGCAACGACGTCCAGGCCGCCGCGATCCGCGCGCTCGCCCCGCACGTCGTCGGCCGGGACGTCCCGGAGGACGCTGCCGCGCTCGGCGACCTGTCGCGCACTCTCGTCGGCGATTCGCAGTTCCGCTGGCTGGGCCCGGAAAAGGGCGTCGCGCACATGGCCGTCGGGGCGGTGGTGAACGCCGCGTGGGACCTCGCCGCGCGCCGCGCCGCCCTCCCGGTCTGGCAGTTCGCGGCGCGCATGACCCCCGAAGAACTCGTGTCGCTCGTCGACTTCCGGTACCTGTCCGACGCGCTCACCGAAGCCGAAGCCCTCGACATCCTGCGTCGCGCGGAACCCGGCCGGGCCGAACGGACGAAGCAGCTGGAGGCGAACGGTTACCGTGCCTACAGCACCTCACCCGGTTGGCTCGGCTATGCCGACGCGAAGCTCGTCCGGCTGGCCGAACAGGCCGTCGCCGACGGCTTCGAGATGATCAAGCTCAAGGTCGGCGGCAACCTCGAGGACGACGTTCGGCGCATGAAACTCGCCCGCGAGACGGTCGGCGACGGCATCCGGATCGCGGTCGACGCCAACCAGCGCTGGGACGTCCAGGCCGCGGTCGACTGGATGACCGAGCTCGCGCCGTACGACCCGTACTGGATCGAAGAACCGACCTCCCCGGACGACGTCCTCGGCCACGCGGCCATCGCGAAAGCGCTTGCGCCGATCCGGGTCGCCACCGGCGAGCACGTCCAGAACCGGGTCGTCTTCAAGCAGCTGCTGCAGGCCGACGCGATCTCCGTGCTGCAGCTGGACGCCGCGCGCGTCGGCGGGTTCAACGAAAACCTCGCGATCCTGCTGCTGGCCGCCAAGTTCGGCGTCCCGGTGTGCCCCCACGCCGGCGGCGTCGGGCTCTGCGAGCTCGTCCGGCACCTCTCGATGTTCGACTTCGTGGCGGTGTCCGGCACCGACGCGGACCGCTCCATCGAATGGGTCGACCACCTGCACGAGCACTTCACCGACCCGGCCGTCGTCGAGCGCGGCCGGTACCTCGCCCCGACCGCCCCCGGGTTCTCCGCGCGCATGCACGACGCCACGCTGCGGCGCTTCCGGTTCCCGGATGGTCCCGAGTGGACGGAGACCGCAAGTGAGTGA
- a CDS encoding MerR family transcriptional regulator, translating into MPLILQPCPWGKVKCDDGGVLTIGQLAAYIGVTAKTIRVYHAKGLLPEPPRDASGYRRYSAADAIELIKIRTLAEAGVPLARIRELRSGGELRSALQRIDDDLSARIDGLRATRERLRQLADGQLSALPEPVVAFLSRLRDLGFSERWVTLQNDLWLLVFATHPSTARVSFEDQSSMLDDPTLLSLVLEYDGLHDMLPDDPRVDALAEKLVSATRARYGPDLPAYEGGSAIPALVQGAVNASSPAWRRLDTLIRERLR; encoded by the coding sequence ATGCCGCTCATCCTGCAACCTTGCCCCTGGGGCAAGGTCAAGTGCGACGATGGCGGGGTGCTCACCATCGGGCAGCTCGCCGCGTACATCGGGGTGACGGCCAAGACGATCCGCGTCTACCACGCGAAGGGGCTCCTGCCCGAGCCCCCGCGCGACGCGTCCGGCTACCGCCGCTACAGCGCGGCCGACGCGATCGAGCTGATCAAGATCCGGACCCTGGCCGAAGCCGGGGTGCCACTGGCTCGCATCCGCGAGCTGCGGTCCGGCGGCGAGCTGCGTTCCGCGCTCCAGCGGATCGACGACGACCTGTCCGCCCGCATCGACGGCCTGCGCGCCACTCGGGAACGGTTGCGGCAGCTCGCCGACGGTCAGCTGTCCGCGCTACCGGAGCCGGTGGTGGCGTTCCTGTCCCGCTTGCGCGACCTCGGGTTCAGCGAGCGCTGGGTGACGCTGCAGAACGACTTGTGGCTGCTGGTGTTCGCCACCCACCCGTCGACGGCTCGGGTCAGTTTCGAGGACCAGTCGTCGATGCTGGACGATCCGACGTTGCTTTCCCTTGTCCTCGAGTACGACGGGCTGCACGACATGCTTCCGGACGACCCCCGCGTCGACGCGCTCGCCGAGAAGCTCGTCTCGGCGACGCGGGCGCGTTATGGGCCGGATTTGCCTGCTTACGAAGGAGGTTCGGCGATCCCGGCGTTGGTGCAAGGTGCTGTGAACGCGTCTTCACCCGCCTGGCGACGGCTCGACACGCTGATCCGCGAACGCCTCAGGTGA
- a CDS encoding SDR family NAD(P)-dependent oxidoreductase — protein sequence MSEFEGLVAAVTGGASGIGHATATLLAERGAQVAVLDLKPGDDGFRCDVGSDDEVRSAIDAVVDRFGRLDILVNNAGIGAQGDVTGNDDDEWHRVFDVNVVGMVRLARAALPHLKNSPSAAIVNTCSIAAWAGLPNRALYSATKGAVLSLTLAMATDHLPDRIRVNCVCPGTADTPWVGRLLDAADDPAAERAALAARQPMGRLVTAEEVANAVVYLASPLSASTTGTALAVDGGMYGLRPRGPVHHD from the coding sequence GTGAGTGAATTCGAGGGCCTGGTGGCCGCCGTCACCGGAGGCGCCTCGGGGATCGGCCACGCGACGGCCACCCTGCTGGCCGAGCGTGGCGCGCAGGTGGCGGTCCTCGACCTGAAACCCGGCGACGACGGCTTCCGCTGCGACGTCGGCTCCGATGACGAAGTCCGCTCGGCGATCGACGCCGTCGTGGACCGCTTCGGGCGCCTCGACATCCTCGTCAACAACGCGGGCATCGGCGCGCAGGGCGACGTCACGGGCAATGACGACGACGAGTGGCACCGCGTGTTCGACGTCAACGTCGTCGGCATGGTCCGGCTCGCCAGGGCCGCCCTGCCGCACCTCAAGAACTCGCCGTCCGCGGCGATCGTCAACACCTGCTCCATCGCGGCCTGGGCCGGCCTGCCCAACCGCGCGCTCTACTCGGCCACCAAGGGCGCGGTGCTCTCGCTGACCCTGGCCATGGCGACCGACCACCTGCCCGACCGGATCCGCGTCAACTGCGTGTGCCCCGGGACGGCGGACACCCCCTGGGTGGGCCGGCTGCTCGACGCCGCCGACGACCCGGCGGCCGAACGCGCGGCCCTCGCGGCGCGCCAGCCGATGGGCAGGCTGGTCACCGCCGAAGAGGTCGCGAACGCCGTCGTCTACCTCGCCAGCCCGCTTTCTGCTTCGACCACCGGCACCGCGCTCGCGGTCGACGGCGGTATGTACGGCCTGCGCCCGCGCGGTCCCGTGCACCACGACTGA
- a CDS encoding sugar ABC transporter substrate-binding protein, translating to MIQVAATAAVCGLVLAACGSTKDNAAAPAAGGGDPGGKVGATLPLLTSPFWQAYNNYVPQMAKSEGVDVLPTVNADSDPAKLITDIGTFLNQGVKGLVVTPLDSAAIVAGLKQAENKGVPVVAVDVAPESGKVAMVVRADNKAYGTKACDAIGEKVKSGKVVQIMGDLASVNGRDRSEAFRDCMKSKYPGVQVLEIPAEWKADKASSGLDSMLTANPDIKGVYMQAGGVYLAPTEQALKRKNLFFPVGDPKHIVLVSNDGIPQELAAIRAGELDATVSQPADAYAKYGLYWLKKAMAGETFKPGPTDHDSTIVEISPGILEDQLPAPVITKANVDDKALWGNNL from the coding sequence GTGATCCAGGTGGCCGCCACGGCCGCCGTCTGCGGCCTGGTACTGGCCGCCTGTGGGTCCACAAAGGACAACGCCGCGGCACCCGCGGCAGGCGGTGGGGACCCCGGCGGCAAGGTCGGCGCGACGCTGCCCCTGCTGACCTCGCCGTTCTGGCAGGCCTACAACAACTACGTCCCGCAGATGGCGAAGTCCGAGGGCGTCGACGTCCTCCCGACCGTCAACGCGGACAGCGACCCCGCGAAGCTGATCACCGACATCGGCACCTTCCTCAACCAGGGCGTCAAGGGCCTGGTCGTCACGCCGCTGGACTCCGCGGCCATCGTCGCCGGGCTCAAGCAGGCCGAGAACAAGGGCGTGCCGGTCGTCGCGGTCGACGTCGCGCCCGAGAGTGGCAAGGTCGCCATGGTCGTGCGGGCCGACAACAAGGCCTACGGCACCAAGGCCTGCGACGCGATCGGGGAGAAGGTCAAGTCGGGCAAGGTCGTGCAGATCATGGGCGACCTCGCCTCGGTCAACGGCCGCGACCGCTCGGAAGCCTTCCGCGACTGCATGAAGTCCAAATACCCCGGCGTCCAGGTGCTGGAGATCCCGGCCGAGTGGAAGGCCGACAAGGCGTCCTCGGGGCTGGACAGCATGCTGACCGCGAACCCGGACATCAAGGGTGTCTACATGCAGGCCGGCGGCGTCTACCTGGCCCCGACCGAGCAGGCGCTCAAGCGCAAGAACCTGTTCTTCCCGGTCGGCGACCCGAAGCACATCGTGCTCGTGTCCAACGACGGCATCCCGCAGGAGCTGGCCGCGATCCGCGCGGGCGAGCTGGACGCCACGGTGTCCCAGCCGGCCGACGCCTACGCGAAGTACGGCCTGTACTGGCTGAAGAAGGCCATGGCGGGCGAGACGTTCAAGCCGGGCCCGACCGACCACGACAGCACCATTGTCGAGATCAGCCCCGGCATCCTCGAGGACCAGCTGCCCGCGCCCGTCATCACCAAGGCCAACGTGGACGACAAGGCCCTGTGGGGGAACAACCTGTGA
- a CDS encoding fumarylacetoacetate hydrolase family protein, producing MQLVRLGEPGSERPFVRADDGTTYELGGLTADVDGGFLAADGIARTAAALAAGELPRADVEGLRAGPPIAQPGKVVCIGMNYRRHAEETGATPPTEPVVFMKAPDVVVGPADDVLIPRGSVSTDWEVELGVVIGKTARYLDSVDEALEYVAGYVVSNDVSERALQFRTAQWDKGKSCENFNPLGPALVPASEVPDPQDLGLRLWINGEKKQDSSTKDMIFSVAEIIHHLSQVMVLRPGDLINTGTPEGVALGQPDPKPYLRDGDVIELEIDGLGRQRQTARQA from the coding sequence GTGCAGCTTGTGCGTCTCGGGGAGCCGGGAAGTGAGCGTCCGTTCGTGCGTGCCGACGACGGCACGACCTACGAGCTGGGCGGCCTGACCGCCGACGTCGACGGCGGCTTCCTCGCCGCGGACGGCATCGCGCGCACCGCCGCCGCGCTCGCCGCCGGGGAGCTGCCGAGAGCGGACGTCGAAGGCCTGCGCGCCGGCCCGCCCATCGCCCAGCCCGGCAAGGTCGTCTGCATCGGCATGAACTACCGCCGCCACGCCGAGGAAACCGGCGCGACGCCGCCGACCGAGCCCGTCGTCTTCATGAAGGCGCCGGACGTCGTGGTCGGCCCGGCCGACGACGTCCTCATCCCGCGCGGGTCGGTCAGCACCGACTGGGAGGTCGAGCTCGGCGTCGTCATCGGCAAGACCGCGCGCTACCTCGACAGCGTCGACGAAGCCCTCGAGTACGTCGCCGGCTACGTCGTTTCGAACGACGTTTCCGAGCGCGCGCTGCAGTTCCGCACCGCCCAGTGGGACAAGGGCAAGTCGTGCGAGAACTTCAACCCGCTCGGCCCGGCGCTGGTCCCGGCGAGCGAGGTGCCCGATCCGCAGGACCTCGGCCTGCGGCTGTGGATCAACGGCGAGAAGAAGCAGGACTCGTCCACCAAGGACATGATCTTCAGCGTCGCCGAGATCATCCACCACCTCAGCCAGGTCATGGTGCTGCGACCGGGCGACCTCATCAACACCGGCACCCCGGAGGGCGTCGCGCTCGGGCAGCCCGACCCCAAGCCCTACCTGCGCGACGGCGACGTCATCGAGCTGGAGATCGACGGTCTCGGCCGGCAGCGCCAGACCGCCAGGCAGGCCTGA
- a CDS encoding ABC transporter permease, with protein sequence MTDVMTSPQTELPAPPRRRKAGWLRELALLPALIVVFVIGGLVDDTFVGWSNIVSILTASAALSLVVLGESLVLITGKFDLSLESTMGLAPALGAMVVIPAASAGFGVELPAAIGLLVIPLCGALVGFVNGFLIVKLKLNAFIVTLAMLTVLRGVQVGSTKGKTLFNLPDSFTNLATTTFAGLPMSVWLAAVLFAIAGWVLRYHRVGRALYAIGGNREAARAAGVRVDRIAWAVFVVAGILAAIGGLAYTGYVGALGANQGSGLILQVFAAAVIGGVSLDGGKGTLVGALTGVLLLSSVSSLLNYAHVTAEWQGAIYGAIILVALIIARYAGGKPQT encoded by the coding sequence GTGACCGACGTGATGACCTCCCCGCAGACGGAGCTGCCCGCCCCACCCCGGCGGCGCAAAGCCGGCTGGCTGCGCGAACTCGCGCTGCTGCCCGCCCTGATCGTCGTGTTCGTCATCGGCGGCCTGGTCGACGACACGTTCGTCGGCTGGAGCAACATCGTCAGCATCCTGACCGCGTCGGCGGCGCTGTCGCTGGTCGTGCTCGGCGAGTCGCTGGTGCTGATCACCGGGAAGTTCGACCTGTCGCTGGAGTCGACGATGGGCCTGGCGCCCGCGCTGGGCGCGATGGTCGTGATCCCGGCGGCGTCGGCGGGCTTCGGCGTCGAGCTGCCCGCCGCGATCGGCCTGCTGGTGATCCCGCTGTGCGGCGCGCTCGTCGGGTTCGTCAACGGCTTCCTGATCGTGAAGCTCAAGCTGAACGCCTTCATCGTGACGCTGGCGATGCTCACCGTGCTGCGCGGCGTGCAGGTCGGGTCGACCAAGGGCAAGACGCTGTTCAACCTGCCGGACTCGTTCACGAACCTGGCGACCACGACGTTCGCCGGGCTGCCGATGTCGGTCTGGCTGGCGGCGGTGCTGTTCGCGATCGCCGGCTGGGTGCTGCGCTACCACCGCGTCGGCCGCGCGCTGTACGCGATCGGCGGGAACCGCGAAGCCGCGCGGGCGGCCGGTGTCCGCGTCGACCGGATCGCGTGGGCGGTGTTCGTCGTCGCCGGGATCCTCGCGGCGATCGGCGGGCTCGCGTACACGGGTTACGTCGGGGCGCTGGGCGCGAACCAGGGGTCCGGGCTGATCCTGCAGGTGTTCGCGGCGGCGGTGATCGGCGGCGTCTCGCTCGACGGCGGCAAGGGCACCCTGGTCGGCGCCCTCACCGGCGTCCTGCTGCTGTCGTCGGTGTCGAGCCTGCTCAACTACGCGCACGTGACGGCGGAGTGGCAGGGCGCGATCTACGGCGCCATCATCCTGGTCGCACTGATCATCGCTCGCTACGCGGGCGGAAAGCCGCAAACCTGA
- a CDS encoding sugar ABC transporter ATP-binding protein has product MTALPAGESAVPVVSAVGVGKRYGPTVALHDVSLTVHPGESHALVGRNGAGKSTLVTILTGLSATDTGHVEFGGEPAPPLSKQDDWKARVACVYQHAMVVPQLTVAENLFLNRQAGGGFSIGWKSLRRKARELLDSWDVHVDVDTPAGELSVEDRQFVEIARALSYGARFIVLDEPTAQLDSQAIERLFERMRQMQAGGVTFLFISHHLHEVYEVCQAVTVLRDAKHVLTAPVADVGKAELVDAMTGEPGGLSVRDAASRESLEADAAEILAVDGLTGDGFRDVSFRLRRGEVVGLAGSNASGKHQVAETVYGLRTPSAGTVRVDGSPLRPGDIPAALRAGIGCVPRDRHHEGLVLEHSIADNATLSILDRMGRGGVASPSARRAKASQALKDYDIVAASAEQPVSDLSGGNQQKVVLARALIGDPRVVVLINPTAGVDVKSKEALLAVVDRVRAEGKAVLIVSDELDDLRLSDRVLVLRAGAVVAEHQAGWSDGDLVADIEGVELS; this is encoded by the coding sequence GTGACCGCGCTGCCCGCCGGCGAATCCGCCGTCCCGGTGGTCAGCGCCGTAGGAGTCGGGAAGCGCTACGGCCCCACCGTGGCGCTCCACGACGTCAGCCTCACCGTGCACCCCGGCGAGTCGCACGCGCTCGTCGGGCGCAACGGGGCCGGCAAGTCGACGCTCGTCACCATCCTCACCGGCCTGTCCGCCACGGACACCGGGCACGTCGAGTTCGGCGGCGAGCCGGCCCCGCCATTGTCCAAACAGGACGACTGGAAGGCGCGCGTCGCCTGCGTGTACCAGCACGCGATGGTCGTCCCGCAGCTCACGGTCGCCGAGAACCTGTTCCTCAACCGACAGGCGGGCGGCGGGTTCTCGATCGGCTGGAAGTCGTTGCGGCGCAAGGCCCGCGAGCTGCTCGACTCCTGGGACGTGCACGTCGACGTCGACACCCCGGCCGGCGAGCTGTCGGTCGAGGACCGGCAGTTCGTCGAGATCGCCCGCGCGCTGTCCTACGGCGCCCGGTTCATCGTCCTCGACGAGCCGACCGCCCAGCTCGACAGCCAGGCGATCGAGCGGCTCTTCGAGCGGATGCGCCAGATGCAGGCGGGCGGGGTGACGTTCCTGTTCATCTCGCACCACCTGCACGAGGTGTACGAGGTCTGCCAGGCCGTCACGGTCCTGCGCGACGCCAAGCACGTGCTCACCGCGCCGGTCGCCGACGTCGGCAAGGCCGAGCTGGTCGACGCGATGACCGGCGAGCCCGGCGGCTTGTCCGTCCGCGACGCCGCGTCCCGGGAGTCCCTCGAAGCCGATGCCGCGGAGATCCTGGCGGTCGACGGGCTGACCGGTGACGGCTTCCGCGATGTCTCGTTCCGGCTCCGCCGCGGCGAAGTCGTCGGGCTCGCGGGCAGCAACGCCAGCGGCAAGCACCAGGTCGCCGAGACGGTCTACGGGCTGCGGACGCCGTCGGCGGGCACGGTCCGCGTCGACGGCTCGCCGCTGCGGCCGGGCGACATCCCGGCGGCACTGCGGGCGGGGATCGGGTGCGTGCCGCGCGACCGGCACCACGAGGGCCTGGTCCTGGAGCACTCGATCGCGGACAACGCCACCTTGTCCATCTTGGACAGGATGGGCCGCGGCGGTGTCGCCTCGCCGTCCGCCCGGCGCGCGAAGGCGTCGCAGGCTTTGAAGGACTACGACATCGTGGCCGCGAGCGCCGAGCAGCCCGTGTCGGACCTGTCCGGCGGCAACCAGCAGAAAGTCGTGCTGGCCCGGGCCCTGATCGGCGACCCGCGGGTCGTGGTGCTGATCAACCCGACGGCCGGGGTGGACGTGAAATCGAAGGAGGCGCTGCTCGCGGTCGTCGACCGGGTGCGTGCCGAGGGCAAGGCGGTGCTGATCGTCAGCGACGAGCTGGACGACCTGCGCCTGAGCGACCGGGTCCTGGTGCTGCGCGCCGGGGCCGTGGTCGCCGAACACCAGGCCGGGTGGTCCGACGGCGACCTCGTGGCCGACATCGAAGGAGTCGAGCTTTCGTGA